The following proteins are co-located in the Symphalangus syndactylus isolate Jambi chromosome 21, NHGRI_mSymSyn1-v2.1_pri, whole genome shotgun sequence genome:
- the VGLL3 gene encoding transcription cofactor vestigial-like protein 3 isoform X4: protein MSCAEVMYHPQPYGASQYLPNPMAATTCPTAYYQPAPQPGQQKKLAVFSKMQDSLEVTLPSKQEEEDEEEEEQEKDQPAEMEYLNSRCVLFTYFQGDIGSVVDQHFSRALGQVITLHPESAISKNKMGLTPLWRDSSALSSQRNSFPTSFWTGSYQPPPAPCLGGVHPDFQVTGPPGTFSAADPSPWPGHNLHQTGPAPPPAVSESWPYPLTSQVSPSYSHMHDVYMRHHHPHAHVHHRHRHRHHHHHHPPAGSALDPSYGPLLMPSVHAARIPAPQCDITKTEQTTVTSATSAWAGAFHGTVDIVPSVGFDTGLQHQDKSKESP, encoded by the exons ATGAGTTGTGCGGAGGTGATGTATCACCCCCAGCCGTATGGAGCGTCCCAGTATCTGCCCAACCCCATGGCAGCGACAACCTGCCCCACAGCCTACTATCAGCCGGCGCCCCAACCTGGCCAGCAG AAGAAGTTAGCGGTATTCAGCAAGATGCAGGACTCTCTGGAAGTCACCCTTCCCAGCAAacaagaggaggaggatgaggaggaggaggagcaggagaaagaCCAGCCTGCCGAGATGGAGTACCTTAACTCTCGCTGTGTCCTTTTCACTTATTTCCAGGGAGACATTGGGTCAGTAGTGGATCAACACTTCTCAAGAGCTTTGGGCCAAGTCATCACCCTCCATCCAGAATCtgccatttcaaaaaacaagatGGGGCTAACCCCCCTGTGGCGAG ACAGCTCAGCTCTCTCAAGCCAACGGAATAGTTTCCCAACTTCCTTTTGGACCGGCTCTTACCAGCCCCCACCTGCGCCTTGTTTGGGGGGAGTTCATCCTGACTTCCAGGTCACCGGACCCCCTGGCACCTTTTCTGCGGCTGATCCCAGTCCTTGGCCAGGACACAACCTGCATCAGACTGGCCCAGCCCCTCCGCCTGCTGTGTCTGAGTCCTGGCCTTATCCTTTGACATCTCAGGTGAGCCCATCCTACAGCCATATGCATGACGTGTACATGCGGCACCACCACCCTCATGCCCACGTGCACCACCGCCACCGCCaccgtcatcaccaccatcaccaccctccTGCTGGCTCTGCCCTGGATCCGTCCTATGGGCCTCTGCTGATGCCTTCAGTGCATGCGGCCAGGATTCCTGCTCCCCAGTGTGACATCACAAAGACAGAACAGACTACAGTCACCTCTGCTACCTCAGCATGGGCTGGAGCCTTTCATGGAACAGTAGACATAGTGCCAAGCGTGGGATTTGATACAG GTCTACAGCATCAAGACAAGAGTAAGGAATCACCATG A
- the VGLL3 gene encoding transcription cofactor vestigial-like protein 3 isoform X3 — protein MSCAEVMYHPQPYGASQYLPNPMAATTCPTAYYQPAPQPGQQKKLAVFSKMQDSLEVTLPSKQEEEDEEEEEQEKDQPAEMEYLNSRCVLFTYFQGDIGSVVDQHFSRALGQVITLHPESAISKNKMGLTPLWRDSSALSSQRNSFPTSFWTGSYQPPPAPCLGGVHPDFQVTGPPGTFSAADPSPWPGHNLHQTGPAPPPAVSESWPYPLTSQVSPSYSHMHDVYMRHHHPHAHVHHRHRHRHHHHHHPPAGSALDPSYGPLLMPSVHAARIPAPQCDITKTEQTTVTSATSAWAGAFHGTVDIVPSVGFDTGLQHQDKSKESPWY, from the exons ATGAGTTGTGCGGAGGTGATGTATCACCCCCAGCCGTATGGAGCGTCCCAGTATCTGCCCAACCCCATGGCAGCGACAACCTGCCCCACAGCCTACTATCAGCCGGCGCCCCAACCTGGCCAGCAG AAGAAGTTAGCGGTATTCAGCAAGATGCAGGACTCTCTGGAAGTCACCCTTCCCAGCAAacaagaggaggaggatgaggaggaggaggagcaggagaaagaCCAGCCTGCCGAGATGGAGTACCTTAACTCTCGCTGTGTCCTTTTCACTTATTTCCAGGGAGACATTGGGTCAGTAGTGGATCAACACTTCTCAAGAGCTTTGGGCCAAGTCATCACCCTCCATCCAGAATCtgccatttcaaaaaacaagatGGGGCTAACCCCCCTGTGGCGAG ACAGCTCAGCTCTCTCAAGCCAACGGAATAGTTTCCCAACTTCCTTTTGGACCGGCTCTTACCAGCCCCCACCTGCGCCTTGTTTGGGGGGAGTTCATCCTGACTTCCAGGTCACCGGACCCCCTGGCACCTTTTCTGCGGCTGATCCCAGTCCTTGGCCAGGACACAACCTGCATCAGACTGGCCCAGCCCCTCCGCCTGCTGTGTCTGAGTCCTGGCCTTATCCTTTGACATCTCAGGTGAGCCCATCCTACAGCCATATGCATGACGTGTACATGCGGCACCACCACCCTCATGCCCACGTGCACCACCGCCACCGCCaccgtcatcaccaccatcaccaccctccTGCTGGCTCTGCCCTGGATCCGTCCTATGGGCCTCTGCTGATGCCTTCAGTGCATGCGGCCAGGATTCCTGCTCCCCAGTGTGACATCACAAAGACAGAACAGACTACAGTCACCTCTGCTACCTCAGCATGGGCTGGAGCCTTTCATGGAACAGTAGACATAGTGCCAAGCGTGGGATTTGATACAG GTCTACAGCATCAAGACAAGAGTAAGGAATCACCATGGTACTGA
- the VGLL3 gene encoding transcription cofactor vestigial-like protein 3 isoform X2, with product MSCAEVMYHPQPYGASQYLPNPMAATTCPTAYYQPAPQPGQQKKLAVFSKMQDSLEVTLPSKQEEEDEEEEEQEKDQPAEMEYLNSRCVLFTYFQGDIGSVVDQHFSRALGQVITLHPESAISKNKMGLTPLWRDSSALSSQRNSFPTSFWTGSYQPPPAPCLGGVHPDFQVTGPPGTFSAADPSPWPGHNLHQTGPAPPPAVSESWPYPLTSQVSPSYSHMHDVYMRHHHPHAHVHHRHRHRHHHHHHPPAGSALDPSYGPLLMPSVHAARIPAPQCDITKTEQTTVTSATSAWAGAFHGTVDIVPSVGFDTGLQHQDKSKESPWSLLPQPCET from the exons ATGAGTTGTGCGGAGGTGATGTATCACCCCCAGCCGTATGGAGCGTCCCAGTATCTGCCCAACCCCATGGCAGCGACAACCTGCCCCACAGCCTACTATCAGCCGGCGCCCCAACCTGGCCAGCAG AAGAAGTTAGCGGTATTCAGCAAGATGCAGGACTCTCTGGAAGTCACCCTTCCCAGCAAacaagaggaggaggatgaggaggaggaggagcaggagaaagaCCAGCCTGCCGAGATGGAGTACCTTAACTCTCGCTGTGTCCTTTTCACTTATTTCCAGGGAGACATTGGGTCAGTAGTGGATCAACACTTCTCAAGAGCTTTGGGCCAAGTCATCACCCTCCATCCAGAATCtgccatttcaaaaaacaagatGGGGCTAACCCCCCTGTGGCGAG ACAGCTCAGCTCTCTCAAGCCAACGGAATAGTTTCCCAACTTCCTTTTGGACCGGCTCTTACCAGCCCCCACCTGCGCCTTGTTTGGGGGGAGTTCATCCTGACTTCCAGGTCACCGGACCCCCTGGCACCTTTTCTGCGGCTGATCCCAGTCCTTGGCCAGGACACAACCTGCATCAGACTGGCCCAGCCCCTCCGCCTGCTGTGTCTGAGTCCTGGCCTTATCCTTTGACATCTCAGGTGAGCCCATCCTACAGCCATATGCATGACGTGTACATGCGGCACCACCACCCTCATGCCCACGTGCACCACCGCCACCGCCaccgtcatcaccaccatcaccaccctccTGCTGGCTCTGCCCTGGATCCGTCCTATGGGCCTCTGCTGATGCCTTCAGTGCATGCGGCCAGGATTCCTGCTCCCCAGTGTGACATCACAAAGACAGAACAGACTACAGTCACCTCTGCTACCTCAGCATGGGCTGGAGCCTTTCATGGAACAGTAGACATAGTGCCAAGCGTGGGATTTGATACAG GTCTACAGCATCAAGACAAGAGTAAGGAATCACCATG
- the VGLL3 gene encoding transcription cofactor vestigial-like protein 3 isoform X1, which translates to MSCAEVMYHPQPYGASQYLPNPMAATTCPTAYYQPAPQPGQQKKLAVFSKMQDSLEVTLPSKQEEEDEEEEEQEKDQPAEMEYLNSRCVLFTYFQGDIGSVVDQHFSRALGQVITLHPESAISKNKMGLTPLWRDSSALSSQRNSFPTSFWTGSYQPPPAPCLGGVHPDFQVTGPPGTFSAADPSPWPGHNLHQTGPAPPPAVSESWPYPLTSQVSPSYSHMHDVYMRHHHPHAHVHHRHRHRHHHHHHPPAGSALDPSYGPLLMPSVHAARIPAPQCDITKTEQTTVTSATSAWAGAFHGTVDIVPSVGFDTGLQHQDKRKLQNMVEKSSSLKGGKKHNHLRSQSADLLY; encoded by the exons ATGAGTTGTGCGGAGGTGATGTATCACCCCCAGCCGTATGGAGCGTCCCAGTATCTGCCCAACCCCATGGCAGCGACAACCTGCCCCACAGCCTACTATCAGCCGGCGCCCCAACCTGGCCAGCAG AAGAAGTTAGCGGTATTCAGCAAGATGCAGGACTCTCTGGAAGTCACCCTTCCCAGCAAacaagaggaggaggatgaggaggaggaggagcaggagaaagaCCAGCCTGCCGAGATGGAGTACCTTAACTCTCGCTGTGTCCTTTTCACTTATTTCCAGGGAGACATTGGGTCAGTAGTGGATCAACACTTCTCAAGAGCTTTGGGCCAAGTCATCACCCTCCATCCAGAATCtgccatttcaaaaaacaagatGGGGCTAACCCCCCTGTGGCGAG ACAGCTCAGCTCTCTCAAGCCAACGGAATAGTTTCCCAACTTCCTTTTGGACCGGCTCTTACCAGCCCCCACCTGCGCCTTGTTTGGGGGGAGTTCATCCTGACTTCCAGGTCACCGGACCCCCTGGCACCTTTTCTGCGGCTGATCCCAGTCCTTGGCCAGGACACAACCTGCATCAGACTGGCCCAGCCCCTCCGCCTGCTGTGTCTGAGTCCTGGCCTTATCCTTTGACATCTCAGGTGAGCCCATCCTACAGCCATATGCATGACGTGTACATGCGGCACCACCACCCTCATGCCCACGTGCACCACCGCCACCGCCaccgtcatcaccaccatcaccaccctccTGCTGGCTCTGCCCTGGATCCGTCCTATGGGCCTCTGCTGATGCCTTCAGTGCATGCGGCCAGGATTCCTGCTCCCCAGTGTGACATCACAAAGACAGAACAGACTACAGTCACCTCTGCTACCTCAGCATGGGCTGGAGCCTTTCATGGAACAGTAGACATAGTGCCAAGCGTGGGATTTGATACAG GTCTACAGCATCAAGACAAGA
- the VGLL3 gene encoding transcription cofactor vestigial-like protein 3 isoform X5: MSCAEVMYHPQPYGASQYLPNPMAATTCPTAYYQPAPQPGQQKKLAVFSKMQDSLEVTLPSKQEEEDEEEEEQEKDQPAEMEYLNSRCVLFTYFQGDIGSVVDQHFSRALGQVITLHPESAISKNKMGLTPLWRDSSALSSQRNSFPTSFWTGSYQPPPAPCLGGVHPDFQVTGPPGTFSAADPSPWPGHNLHQTGPAPPPAVSESWPYPLTSQVSPSYSHMHDVYMRHHHPHAHVHHRHRHRHHHHHHPPAGSALDPSYGPLLMPSVHAARIPAPQCDITKTEQTTVTSATSAWAGAFHGTVDIVPSVGFDTGLQHQDKK, translated from the exons ATGAGTTGTGCGGAGGTGATGTATCACCCCCAGCCGTATGGAGCGTCCCAGTATCTGCCCAACCCCATGGCAGCGACAACCTGCCCCACAGCCTACTATCAGCCGGCGCCCCAACCTGGCCAGCAG AAGAAGTTAGCGGTATTCAGCAAGATGCAGGACTCTCTGGAAGTCACCCTTCCCAGCAAacaagaggaggaggatgaggaggaggaggagcaggagaaagaCCAGCCTGCCGAGATGGAGTACCTTAACTCTCGCTGTGTCCTTTTCACTTATTTCCAGGGAGACATTGGGTCAGTAGTGGATCAACACTTCTCAAGAGCTTTGGGCCAAGTCATCACCCTCCATCCAGAATCtgccatttcaaaaaacaagatGGGGCTAACCCCCCTGTGGCGAG ACAGCTCAGCTCTCTCAAGCCAACGGAATAGTTTCCCAACTTCCTTTTGGACCGGCTCTTACCAGCCCCCACCTGCGCCTTGTTTGGGGGGAGTTCATCCTGACTTCCAGGTCACCGGACCCCCTGGCACCTTTTCTGCGGCTGATCCCAGTCCTTGGCCAGGACACAACCTGCATCAGACTGGCCCAGCCCCTCCGCCTGCTGTGTCTGAGTCCTGGCCTTATCCTTTGACATCTCAGGTGAGCCCATCCTACAGCCATATGCATGACGTGTACATGCGGCACCACCACCCTCATGCCCACGTGCACCACCGCCACCGCCaccgtcatcaccaccatcaccaccctccTGCTGGCTCTGCCCTGGATCCGTCCTATGGGCCTCTGCTGATGCCTTCAGTGCATGCGGCCAGGATTCCTGCTCCCCAGTGTGACATCACAAAGACAGAACAGACTACAGTCACCTCTGCTACCTCAGCATGGGCTGGAGCCTTTCATGGAACAGTAGACATAGTGCCAAGCGTGGGATTTGATACAG GTCTACAGCATCAAGACAAGA AATAA